In the genome of Candidatus Diapherotrites archaeon, the window TATTAAGTGAACTGAAACGAGCAGGAAAGCACCATATTCGCTATTTGGGAAAAAGACTTGTTGTATATCCACACGTTTTCTCACCAGCATACTTTGGCGATTCATTATTTTTCGCAAAAGAAATTCCAATTCGCAGAGGAGAAATTATTCTGGATGTAGGAACGGGAACAGGAATATTGGCCATTGCATCCGTGAATAAAAAAGCGAAAAAGGTTGTAGGAGTTGATTTTAATCCTAATGCAATCATTAACGCAAAAGAAAACATTAAAATCTATGGGATGGAAAAGAAAATTTCCATTTACAAAGGAAATTTGTTCTATCCGTTCCGAAACGAAAAATTCACCACAATAGTTTGGAATTTCCCTTTCTGTAATACCAAAGCAAAGAGTTATCTCGAAAAATCAGTGTTCGACTATCAATACAAATCCCTTGAACGGTTCTTGAAGGAAGCCAAAAAGCATTTGAAAAAGAATGGGCGAATCATTCTTGGATTCTCCCCAGACTTGGGGGATGAAAAATTATTGAAGAAAATTATACACAAAAAAGGATATGGACAAAAATTGATATGTGAAAAGAAATCGACTCAATCGCATGTGCGGGGAGCGCAAAAACGAGTAAGATATCAACTGTTTGAACTGAGACCGAATTAATTATTTCACCAGAACGACAACCCGCTCGTTCACCTTCCCCACGAAACCGGAGTGGCGCTTGTGACAATCGATGGTGCGCGCGATGATATTGTCTTCCAGCGTAAAACCTTCT includes:
- a CDS encoding DUF2431 domain-containing protein; translation: MQSAYAVKSTLKILSELKRAGKHHIRYLGKRLVVYPHVFSPAYFGDSLFFAKEIPIRRGEIILDVGTGTGILAIASVNKKAKKVVGVDFNPNAIINAKENIKIYGMEKKISIYKGNLFYPFRNEKFTTIVWNFPFCNTKAKSYLEKSVFDYQYKSLERFLKEAKKHLKKNGRIILGFSPDLGDEKLLKKIIHKKGYGQKLICEKKSTQSHVRGAQKRVRYQLFELRPN